One Pyrococcus furiosus DSM 3638 genomic region harbors:
- the cas2 gene encoding CRISPR-associated endonuclease Cas2, which translates to MYIVVVYDVGVERVNKVKKFLRMHLNWVQNSVFEGEVTLAEFERIKEGLKKIIDENSDSVIIYKLRSMPPRETLGIEKNPIEEII; encoded by the coding sequence ATGTACATTGTAGTTGTCTACGATGTGGGAGTTGAGAGAGTAAACAAAGTGAAGAAGTTCCTTAGAATGCATCTTAATTGGGTTCAAAACAGTGTCTTTGAGGGCGAAGTTACACTTGCGGAGTTCGAGAGAATAAAAGAGGGGCTCAAGAAGATTATAGATGAAAATAGTGATTCTGTAATAATTTATAAACTTCGCTCCATGCCACCAAGAGAAACTTTAGGAATCGAAAAGAATCCAATAGAGGAAATAATTTAA
- the cas1b gene encoding type I-B CRISPR-associated endonuclease Cas1b, which yields MRKKSLTIFSDGTLLRRENTLYFENVNGRKPLAIEGIYDIYIYGHVNITSQALHYIAQKGILIHFFNHYGYYDGTFYPRETLLSGDLIIKQAEHYLDKNKRLFLAKSFVVGGAKNMEKNLKNWGISSDFSNHLKELQGAKKVTEIMNVEGRIRQEYYARWDESLPGEFRIGKRTRRPPKNEMNALISFLNSRLYATMISEIYNTQLAPTISYLHEPSERRFSLALDLSEIFKPIIADRIANRLVKKGIIKKDHFREDLNGVLLTDEGMKIVTKAYNQELEKTVKHPKLGKGVTRRRLIRLEAYKIIKHLVGVEEYSPLVAWF from the coding sequence ATGAGAAAAAAGTCTTTAACAATTTTTTCTGACGGAACGCTGTTGAGAAGGGAAAATACATTGTACTTTGAAAATGTGAATGGGAGAAAGCCCCTGGCAATAGAGGGAATATATGATATTTATATATACGGACACGTGAACATAACTTCCCAGGCCCTACATTACATAGCTCAAAAGGGAATACTTATTCACTTCTTCAACCACTATGGCTACTATGACGGAACTTTTTACCCTAGGGAAACCCTTCTCTCTGGAGATTTAATCATAAAACAGGCTGAGCACTATTTAGATAAGAACAAAAGACTTTTTCTCGCAAAATCCTTTGTGGTTGGAGGAGCCAAGAACATGGAGAAGAACTTGAAAAATTGGGGCATTAGTTCAGACTTTAGTAACCATCTAAAGGAACTTCAAGGGGCTAAGAAAGTAACTGAAATTATGAATGTTGAGGGAAGAATTAGGCAGGAATATTACGCTAGGTGGGATGAATCACTACCTGGGGAATTTAGAATTGGTAAGAGAACAAGAAGACCACCTAAAAACGAAATGAATGCGTTGATAAGCTTTCTAAACTCGAGACTCTATGCGACTATGATAAGTGAGATCTACAACACTCAACTTGCCCCCACAATTAGCTATTTGCACGAGCCTAGTGAAAGGAGATTTTCTCTAGCTTTGGACTTAAGCGAAATATTTAAGCCAATAATTGCCGATAGAATAGCAAATAGACTCGTTAAAAAAGGCATCATTAAGAAGGATCACTTTAGAGAAGATTTAAACGGTGTTCTCCTTACAGATGAAGGCATGAAGATTGTAACTAAAGCTTACAACCAAGAACTCGAGAAAACAGTTAAGCATCCAAAGCTTGGAAAGGGAGTTACGAGGCGGAGATTAATACGGCTTGAAGCTTATAAGATAATAAAACATTTAGTGGGGGTTGAGGAGTACAGCCCCCTTGTCGCGTGGTTTTAA
- the cas4 gene encoding CRISPR-associated protein Cas4 produces the protein MEEYALEELFVRGIEINYLYVCPTKLWFFTHGITMEQESEWVDLGKFLHEQRYENEEKEVLIGPIRIDFISRGDVIEVHEVKLGKRMERAHEMQALYYLYYLKKHGIKAKAILHYPKLNEKREVTLEGREREVEEAIVEVEVIKSSSKPPKPRKSKICRKCAYKELCWG, from the coding sequence ATGGAAGAGTACGCCTTAGAGGAGCTGTTTGTTAGGGGAATTGAGATCAACTATCTCTATGTTTGTCCAACTAAGCTATGGTTTTTTACACATGGGATAACTATGGAGCAAGAGAGCGAGTGGGTAGACTTGGGCAAGTTTCTTCATGAGCAGAGGTACGAAAATGAAGAAAAAGAAGTTCTAATAGGCCCAATAAGAATTGATTTTATCAGCAGGGGAGATGTTATTGAGGTTCATGAAGTAAAGCTTGGAAAGAGAATGGAGAGAGCTCATGAGATGCAGGCTCTCTACTATCTCTATTACCTTAAGAAGCACGGTATAAAAGCAAAGGCAATACTCCATTATCCAAAGCTGAACGAGAAAAGGGAAGTTACACTGGAGGGGAGAGAAAGAGAGGTTGAGGAAGCTATAGTGGAAGTCGAGGTAATAAAATCCTCTTCTAAGCCTCCCAAGCCCAGGAAGAGTAAGATTTGTAGAAAATGTGCGTATAAGGAACTTTGTTGGGGGTAG
- a CDS encoding CRISPR-associated helicase/endonuclease Cas3, with protein MKPCFAKFLPHDFLECHVMDIINVLKSMKVAFPWLEGIFPEVWTLAFYAIVLHDLGKCALGFQKNPKKWGYRHEILSTPFIQFLDFKDEHKMLIGLSILTHHRPISEVKNYIPIEGYREAYEEKVEELLENREYIELYFSRVPLWEIYVFGERKDFFVLPKNWEEKIRNFRFEELLDWYEDKVNEFKDYMTVLKGLLNACDHLASAGGTTIRFLPDIEELVEMKIPRGKWRPLQLLSSTTEGNAILYAPTGYGKTEAALLWANKNAHKVKKGISSRIFYILPYKASINAMHRRLLEMFKDPGLVGLLHSSSGIYLYSSSLEHKRLQSLYGKIYSPLKITTPFQIMKAFFGVGFFEITLVELMNSLLIFDEIHAYEPNILGIILAMLELLKDKNVKVLVMTATFPKFLEELIKSVLNPKELKTPPEEADKFTRHRVNIIEGDIQSLDSEEFSGPRPTLIACNTVNTAIDVYSRLKESGANVMLIHGRFTYGDREEKEKRLMSSLNNYDFVVATQVIEVSLDIDFGSIITEPAPLDALIQRFGRVNRRGFGNPRDVYVLTKGSEDDKKVYKPYEVVEETVKILRDLDGKELKESLIPSLITEAYEKEEKKIVSKVLEYKEDALNLFKDIRPMDSYIKGETAFYELFGGLEAIPGAYQHKADELLKKGYYMEVHKYLVPIPYWLFFSEQENFHRLSDRGPGRYLLVAELDYSPEMGLLRKPREGDIL; from the coding sequence ATGAAACCGTGCTTTGCAAAATTTCTTCCACATGACTTCCTAGAGTGTCACGTCATGGACATAATAAATGTTCTCAAAAGCATGAAAGTAGCTTTCCCCTGGTTGGAGGGTATATTCCCAGAAGTCTGGACGCTGGCATTTTACGCAATTGTTCTCCACGACCTGGGAAAGTGTGCTTTAGGTTTCCAAAAGAACCCAAAAAAGTGGGGATATAGGCATGAGATTCTCTCCACCCCATTTATTCAATTTTTGGACTTCAAGGACGAGCACAAAATGTTGATAGGCTTGTCTATTCTAACCCACCATAGACCGATAAGCGAGGTAAAGAATTACATTCCGATTGAAGGGTACAGGGAAGCATATGAAGAAAAAGTTGAAGAGCTACTTGAAAATAGAGAGTACATCGAACTGTACTTCTCAAGAGTTCCTCTTTGGGAAATATACGTGTTTGGAGAAAGGAAGGATTTCTTTGTATTGCCAAAGAATTGGGAGGAGAAGATAAGAAACTTTCGGTTTGAGGAGTTATTGGATTGGTACGAGGATAAAGTAAATGAGTTTAAGGATTATATGACAGTTTTAAAGGGCCTATTAAATGCTTGTGACCATCTAGCCTCTGCAGGAGGAACCACAATAAGATTCCTTCCAGACATAGAGGAACTTGTAGAGATGAAAATCCCAAGGGGAAAGTGGAGACCTCTCCAACTTTTATCCTCTACAACAGAGGGGAACGCAATTCTTTATGCTCCAACAGGTTATGGAAAGACTGAAGCGGCCCTTCTATGGGCAAATAAAAATGCTCACAAAGTTAAGAAGGGGATATCAAGCAGAATATTCTACATTCTTCCCTATAAGGCCAGCATAAATGCCATGCATAGAAGGTTGTTGGAGATGTTTAAAGACCCAGGATTAGTTGGCCTTCTCCACAGCTCATCAGGGATTTATCTTTATTCATCTTCATTGGAACACAAAAGGTTGCAATCTCTCTATGGAAAGATCTACTCCCCACTGAAGATCACAACACCTTTCCAAATAATGAAGGCATTTTTTGGAGTTGGATTCTTTGAAATAACATTAGTGGAGCTAATGAACTCTCTATTAATTTTTGACGAGATTCACGCATATGAGCCCAACATCCTGGGAATTATACTAGCTATGCTAGAACTGCTAAAGGATAAAAACGTGAAAGTTCTCGTAATGACGGCTACTTTTCCAAAATTTTTGGAAGAGCTAATAAAATCGGTCTTAAATCCTAAAGAGCTCAAAACACCTCCAGAAGAGGCCGATAAATTCACGAGACATAGGGTGAACATAATTGAAGGAGATATACAGAGTCTAGACTCGGAGGAATTTTCTGGGCCAAGGCCTACATTGATTGCTTGTAACACCGTTAACACTGCCATAGATGTGTATTCAAGACTCAAAGAGAGCGGAGCAAACGTCATGCTAATCCATGGGAGATTTACATACGGTGATAGAGAAGAGAAAGAAAAAAGGCTAATGAGCTCTCTAAATAATTATGACTTCGTAGTTGCTACTCAAGTGATAGAGGTTTCTCTCGACATAGACTTTGGAAGCATCATTACAGAACCGGCCCCACTTGACGCTCTAATTCAAAGGTTTGGAAGGGTAAACAGAAGAGGATTTGGGAATCCTAGAGATGTTTATGTGTTGACGAAGGGGAGTGAGGATGATAAGAAAGTGTACAAACCCTACGAAGTTGTTGAGGAGACCGTAAAGATACTTAGAGATTTAGATGGGAAGGAGCTTAAAGAGTCCTTAATTCCATCATTGATAACTGAAGCATACGAGAAAGAAGAGAAGAAAATAGTCAGTAAAGTCCTTGAGTACAAAGAAGATGCTCTAAATCTGTTTAAGGATATAAGACCTATGGATAGTTATATAAAGGGAGAAACCGCATTCTACGAACTATTTGGTGGACTTGAAGCAATTCCAGGAGCTTATCAGCATAAGGCAGATGAACTCCTAAAGAAGGGATATTACATGGAAGTTCACAAGTATCTGGTCCCTATTCCATATTGGCTATTCTTTTCTGAGCAGGAAAACTTTCATAGACTCTCAGATAGAGGGCCTGGGAGATATTTACTTGTTGCTGAATTAGATTATTCACCCGAAATGGGTTTATTAAGAAAACCCCGTGAGGGGGATATTCTCTAA
- the cas5b gene encoding type I-B CRISPR-associated protein Cas5b, whose product MIRVKLKSWTASFRYPTFQAGNQPTLPVPPPSTIQGILSAAKGEPVYLSELPYVGYVFKSEGRGVDLERIYSLSKEETDVIAREVLYNAELNLYLPDEWERYFRKPRYQLLLGRSSDLATVEEIKKVELGEKKAPIGGTVVPIDLGIPGIVHALVVEYDYSTIPRKPRLIKPFVILPFPRNMGERKRQTAKALYDPDLDIGVYLHRWRP is encoded by the coding sequence ATGATAAGGGTAAAACTGAAGTCCTGGACGGCTTCATTTCGTTATCCCACCTTTCAAGCTGGAAATCAACCTACCCTTCCAGTTCCCCCTCCCTCCACTATTCAGGGAATACTTTCCGCTGCAAAGGGCGAGCCTGTATATCTCTCTGAACTCCCTTACGTTGGCTATGTTTTCAAAAGTGAAGGTAGGGGAGTTGACTTAGAGAGGATATATTCCCTCTCTAAGGAAGAAACAGATGTTATTGCAAGAGAAGTTCTTTATAATGCGGAACTCAACCTCTACCTTCCAGATGAGTGGGAGAGGTATTTCAGAAAGCCTAGATACCAGCTTCTCCTGGGAAGATCAAGCGATCTAGCAACCGTGGAGGAAATTAAGAAAGTGGAGCTTGGGGAGAAAAAAGCTCCAATAGGAGGGACAGTTGTGCCAATAGACCTGGGCATACCTGGGATAGTTCACGCACTGGTTGTTGAGTATGACTATTCAACGATTCCCAGGAAGCCAAGACTAATTAAACCCTTTGTAATTCTTCCCTTCCCTAGAAATATGGGAGAAAGGAAAAGACAAACGGCAAAGGCCTTATATGATCCTGATTTAGACATAGGAGTTTATCTGCATAGGTGGAGGCCATGA
- the cas7i gene encoding type I-B CRISPR-associated protein Cas7/Cst2/DevR: MKFAAGFVLIDAPHSALNMLGIDENLPDRNVTRVKTLRRGGNRYVYVSPQAWRYWWRTTLKEYFKWELSPLFREEKQVFTAANPIKYPDDDVFGYMRAYKKNNVNVTVTRVSPLKNTPLISVLPDRSSLTIDEGYASRHEGDPVPYSQEFYSTVLKGAFSLDLDLVGRFTTKNKAGYKNLLTRSDIPKKGKAGEIVKEIEELEKLAREIGVEIKEEEWIMPKEVRKKRAVETIKALRYLTGGAKQTQYHTDVTPKFFLGIIVNGGINPFISGIVREEKGEIILDAEALATRLEDFSEIIDSELFLGYDKGFVKELGLDIEALKSAVSIEVMEGKVGEVIESFAEEAGKYYL; this comes from the coding sequence ATGAAGTTTGCTGCAGGTTTTGTCTTGATTGACGCCCCCCACTCTGCCCTGAACATGTTGGGGATTGACGAAAATCTGCCCGACAGAAACGTTACGAGAGTAAAAACCCTCAGAAGGGGAGGAAACAGATACGTATATGTCTCTCCACAGGCATGGAGATACTGGTGGAGAACCACACTTAAAGAGTATTTCAAGTGGGAACTCTCTCCGCTGTTTAGGGAAGAGAAACAAGTGTTTACAGCGGCAAATCCAATTAAATACCCAGATGATGATGTTTTTGGATATATGAGGGCTTATAAGAAAAACAACGTAAATGTCACTGTTACGAGGGTTTCTCCACTAAAAAACACGCCTCTAATTTCAGTACTTCCTGACAGGAGCTCTCTAACAATAGATGAAGGCTACGCCTCTAGGCATGAGGGGGATCCCGTTCCCTACAGCCAAGAATTTTATTCAACAGTTCTCAAGGGAGCATTTTCACTTGACTTGGATTTGGTGGGTAGATTTACAACTAAGAACAAGGCTGGATATAAGAACCTACTTACAAGAAGCGACATTCCAAAGAAGGGAAAGGCCGGAGAGATAGTTAAAGAAATTGAAGAATTAGAAAAGTTGGCTAGGGAGATTGGAGTGGAGATTAAGGAAGAGGAGTGGATAATGCCTAAAGAGGTTAGAAAAAAGAGAGCAGTAGAAACTATAAAGGCCCTTCGCTACTTGACTGGAGGGGCAAAACAGACTCAATATCACACTGACGTTACTCCAAAGTTCTTCCTGGGGATAATTGTCAACGGTGGCATAAACCCATTCATTAGTGGAATTGTCAGGGAAGAAAAAGGAGAAATAATTTTAGATGCTGAAGCGTTAGCTACAAGGTTGGAAGACTTCTCGGAGATAATAGATTCTGAGCTGTTTCTAGGATACGACAAGGGATTTGTAAAAGAGCTAGGACTGGACATAGAGGCATTGAAGTCTGCTGTTAGCATTGAAGTAATGGAAGGAAAAGTTGGAGAGGTTATTGAGAGTTTTGCGGAAGAAGCTGGGAAGTATTATTTGTAA
- the cas8a1 gene encoding type I-B CRISPR-associated protein Cas8b1/Cst1, whose protein sequence is MFSWTGHPFVDGGLAALLLYSEKTRPEELTQEDIEKAIKFASELYARKDWSSSYLHALLFPNSGLLMANPSMAKKRTPENIAKNLESLLNEKEDPNAPICEICGRRHSRSKPVYRSEFPLIGSGGVPNYFPSGKEGANICSHCLFLVQFLPLILYRLRRLLLIHTYPPELMLELHREALKDVRLTKLVSSGRGYQRPENFLFTLLTEVTIKTEREELWENASITLYYFTNPNRERPKMMIIHVPSSVTRFVAHAARHDLSGWKRIVAMGWKKGSDEKSSPNEVYLKLLNGESILPYFINVAKRRTNASWDLLSFYCTEVLGLDEKALEFIKEVGDRIVETLKELPDNKLSARVRELERAEKLYQFEAFFVNLEKLRQRLGLKDPLLTFDEFARVLTIYGEDLEISWRTVRNLLLFRIYEKLHDRLAKIEASEEAEFYGAGEEVEE, encoded by the coding sequence ATGTTTAGCTGGACGGGACACCCCTTTGTTGACGGGGGCTTAGCAGCTCTTCTTTTATATTCCGAAAAAACTAGACCGGAAGAGTTAACCCAGGAAGACATTGAAAAAGCCATAAAATTTGCATCTGAACTATACGCCAGAAAAGATTGGAGTTCAAGTTATCTCCACGCCCTCCTCTTTCCAAATAGTGGTCTTTTAATGGCTAACCCAAGCATGGCAAAGAAAAGAACTCCTGAAAATATAGCAAAAAACTTAGAAAGCCTACTTAATGAAAAGGAAGACCCCAATGCACCAATTTGTGAAATCTGTGGGAGGAGACACTCACGTAGCAAGCCCGTTTATCGCTCTGAATTCCCTCTCATTGGGAGTGGAGGAGTTCCAAACTATTTCCCCTCAGGAAAAGAGGGTGCGAACATCTGCTCTCATTGTTTGTTCCTTGTACAATTCTTACCACTAATTCTCTACCGCCTTCGTAGATTACTTCTCATCCACACATATCCCCCAGAGCTGATGTTGGAACTTCACAGAGAAGCGTTAAAAGATGTTCGTCTTACCAAGTTAGTTTCCTCTGGGAGAGGGTACCAAAGGCCCGAAAATTTCTTGTTTACCCTTCTCACTGAGGTTACCATTAAAACAGAAAGAGAGGAACTTTGGGAAAATGCATCAATTACCCTTTACTACTTCACAAATCCAAACAGAGAAAGACCGAAAATGATGATAATTCACGTTCCTTCTTCTGTGACTAGATTTGTGGCTCACGCGGCTAGGCATGATTTAAGTGGATGGAAGAGAATAGTGGCCATGGGATGGAAAAAAGGTAGTGATGAGAAAAGCAGTCCAAACGAGGTCTATCTGAAGCTTTTGAATGGCGAAAGCATTCTACCCTACTTCATTAATGTTGCTAAAAGGAGAACAAATGCTAGCTGGGATCTTCTCTCCTTTTATTGTACGGAGGTGTTAGGATTGGATGAAAAGGCCCTCGAATTTATTAAAGAGGTAGGGGATAGGATAGTTGAAACTCTAAAAGAGCTCCCAGACAATAAGCTGTCTGCAAGGGTTAGAGAGCTCGAAAGGGCAGAAAAGCTCTATCAGTTTGAGGCATTTTTTGTAAACTTAGAAAAACTTCGCCAGAGGTTGGGCCTTAAAGATCCACTATTGACGTTTGATGAGTTTGCAAGAGTACTAACAATTTATGGAGAAGATTTGGAAATTTCTTGGAGAACTGTCCGGAACCTTTTGCTTTTTAGGATTTATGAAAAGCTCCACGACAGACTTGCTAAGATTGAAGCTTCTGAAGAAGCTGAATTTTATGGAGCTGGAGAGGAGGTGGAAGAATGA
- the cmr6 gene encoding type III-B CRISPR module RAMP protein Cmr6: MKEVVKLVLLGERQNSLNLSLYFNKYPPTIIYPEVLEDRNKKLASPSGSQRKISLLVLNQGVLQFNKIKETIEKSLPIETKVKLPQKAYELYKKYYQDYTDMLNSLHAITGKFKTQSRLVVGLGDESVYETSIRLLRNYGVPYIPGSAIKGVTRHLTYYVLAEFINEGNDFYKRAKTVQDAFMKGDPKEILSNAKVPERCSRLCKEFLRIFGEKKVPEIIDELIRIFGTQKKEGEVVFFDAIPIAEEIADKPILELDIMNPHYGPYYQSGEKNVPPPGDWYDPIPIFFLTVPKDVPFLVAVGGRDRELTEKAFSLVKLALRDLGVGAKTSLGYGRLVEYV; this comes from the coding sequence ATGAAGGAAGTAGTTAAATTGGTTCTCCTGGGGGAGAGACAGAACTCCCTTAACCTCTCACTATACTTCAACAAATATCCTCCAACCATAATCTATCCAGAGGTACTGGAAGATAGGAACAAGAAACTTGCTTCACCCTCAGGATCACAGAGAAAGATATCCCTCTTGGTCTTAAATCAAGGGGTTCTTCAGTTTAACAAAATAAAAGAGACAATAGAAAAGTCGTTGCCAATTGAAACTAAGGTAAAACTTCCTCAAAAAGCATATGAATTGTACAAGAAATACTACCAGGATTACACTGACATGCTTAACTCATTACACGCCATTACTGGAAAGTTTAAGACTCAATCAAGGCTCGTAGTTGGGCTTGGTGATGAAAGCGTTTATGAGACAAGCATAAGGCTTCTTAGAAACTATGGAGTGCCTTACATTCCTGGGTCCGCAATTAAGGGAGTTACTAGGCACTTAACTTACTACGTTCTAGCAGAATTTATCAATGAAGGAAATGATTTCTATAAGAGGGCAAAGACTGTTCAGGATGCATTTATGAAAGGTGATCCTAAAGAAATTCTTTCCAATGCTAAGGTACCGGAAAGGTGTAGTAGGCTTTGTAAAGAATTTCTCAGAATATTTGGAGAGAAAAAGGTTCCAGAGATTATAGATGAACTCATAAGAATCTTCGGAACCCAGAAAAAAGAAGGAGAAGTTGTATTCTTTGATGCAATACCCATAGCTGAAGAGATAGCAGATAAGCCGATCTTGGAGTTAGACATAATGAATCCTCACTATGGGCCGTATTATCAAAGTGGAGAGAAAAATGTCCCACCTCCTGGGGACTGGTATGATCCCATCCCAATATTCTTCCTCACAGTACCAAAGGATGTCCCCTTCCTAGTTGCCGTTGGTGGCAGAGATAGAGAACTTACAGAAAAGGCCTTTAGCCTCGTTAAGTTGGCCCTTAGAGACCTTGGTGTTGGTGCAAAAACTTCTCTTGGCTATGGGAGGCTTGTTGAATATGTTTAG